The proteins below come from a single Gossypium raimondii isolate GPD5lz chromosome 2, ASM2569854v1, whole genome shotgun sequence genomic window:
- the LOC105777935 gene encoding uncharacterized protein LOC105777935 has protein sequence MFDLFLKPKFYSRCKSALRANKVRLETIKKKRNAVEKYLKKDIADLLRNRLYYNAYGRTEGLLVEQNRTTCYKFIEQFSELILKHVSAMQKQSECPEECKEAVSSLIYAAARLADLPELRTLRTLFTEKYGNSLEPYLNQEFVQKLQGEPPTKEMKLQLMHVIAKEFSIEWDSKALEQKLFKLPSSEQKEAQHKSLNEGGDHGYKLNGSKNDTIKESNNHIDENGLSNMQEYGKPIRNEMDRTSRPRKEVADAKLKQHRSSSSEGAFEKRNNHDDDNRMRNIKEYGRLKRNEKDLTSHTRKEVADDKKLQSSSEGELTDQDILKTSSTSEASVSDDGTENRKPFYYRFISPPSVKPLVNFGKEKNSTEELKAPSGNIDAEEINKPDDSAVESKPKPRSVRTRRLKPPPDLGVGLQSAKPDPSSSPGNAAPFPKEVSSPTEAEGRNKQASSFERDMFPKHANRKLPEYDGLGTRLGAIHRGKRN, from the exons atgtttgatttgtttttgaAGCCAAAGTTCTATTCAAGATG TAAATCGGCATTAAGGGCTAATAAGGTGCGATTGGAGACtataaagaagaagagaaatgcgGTGGAGAAGTATTTGAAGAAAGATATCGCTGACCTTCTCAGGAACCGTCTTTATTATAATGCTTATGGAAGG ACTGAAGGTCTTCTGGTCGAGCAAAACAGAACCACCTGCTACAAATTCATTGAGCAGTTTTCCGAGCTCATCTTGAAGCATGTCTCTGCAATGCAAAAGCAGAG TGAGTGCCCTGAGGAATGCAAAGAAGCTGTATCATCTCTAATATATGCTGCAGCCCGATTAGCTGATTTGCCTGAACTACGAACCCTCAGAACGTTATTTACCGAGAAATATGGAAATTCCTTAGAACCCTATTTAAATCAAGAG TTTGTGCAGAAGCTACAGGGAGAGCCTCCTACGAAAGAGATGAAGCTTCAATTGATGCATGTCATAGCAAAAGAGTTTTCGATTGAATGGGACTCGAAGGCTTTGGAACAGAAACTGTTTAAGCTACCTTCTTCAGAACAA AAGGAAGCCCAGCACAAGTCATTAAATGAAGGCGGTGATCACGGATACAAGTTGAACGGAAGCAAGAATGATACCATAAAGGAAAGCAACAATCATATTGATGAGAATGGATTGAGTAACATGCAAGAGTACGGGAAGCCAATAAGAAATGAAATGGACCGCACTTCTCGTCCAAGAAAGGAGGTCGCAGATGCTAAATTGAAGCAGCATAGAAGCAGTAGCAGTGAGGGGGCTTTCGAGAAAAGAAACAATCATGATGATGATAACAGAATGAGAAACATAAAAGAGTATGGGAGgctgaaaagaaatgaaaaagaccTTACTTCTCATACAAGAAAGGAGGTCGCTGATGATAAGAAGCTGCAGAGTAGTAGTGAGGGTGAATTAACTGATCAAGATATCCTGAAGACTAGTTCTACTTCGGAAGCTAGTGTTTCAGACGATGGTACAGAAAACAGGAAGCCTTTTTACTATAGATTTATTTCTCCCCCCTCTGTCAAGCCATTGGTCAATTTCGGAAAGGAAAAAAACAGCACTGAGGAGCTTAAAGCACCAAGTGGTAATATAGATGCTGAGGAAATCAATAAACCGGATGATTCAGCTGTTGAAAGTAAGCCAAAACCAAGGTCAGTTAGGACGAGACGTTTGAAACCACCACCAGATCTGGGGGTTGGCTTACAAAGTGCTAAACCCGATCCAAGTTCTTCTCCAGGGAATGCTGCACCATTTCCAAAAGAAGTTTCAAGTCCAACTGAAGCAGAAGGAAGGAACAAACAGGCGTCCTCATTCGAGCGAGACATGTTTCCCAAGCATGCAAATCGAAAGCTACCGGAATACGATGGTTTGGGGACTCGGCTTGGAGCTATACATAGGGGTAAAAGAAATTAG